The Ignavibacteria bacterium genome has a segment encoding these proteins:
- a CDS encoding nucleoside deaminase — MNTHHEKYMSLAYREAERAFEENEVPVGAVIVFNETVIGKGHNQTETLHDATAHAEMIAITAAAAYLYSWRLENCTMYVTLEPCPMCSGAIVLARIPLLVFGAYDEKFGAVSSLYNITNDIRLNHRTHSIGGIQQNKCETILKEFFSNKRK; from the coding sequence ATGAATACACACCACGAGAAATATATGTCATTAGCATATCGCGAAGCGGAAAGAGCGTTCGAAGAAAATGAAGTTCCCGTTGGAGCGGTTATTGTTTTCAACGAAACAGTCATAGGAAAAGGTCATAATCAAACCGAAACACTTCACGACGCAACGGCACACGCTGAAATGATTGCGATTACTGCTGCTGCTGCATATTTGTACTCGTGGAGATTGGAAAACTGCACAATGTATGTTACGTTAGAACCGTGCCCAATGTGTTCAGGAGCGATTGTGCTTGCAAGAATTCCCCTCCTCGTCTTCGGTGCATACGATGAAAAATTTGGCGCAGTATCTTCGTTATACAATATTACCAATGATATACGTCTCAATCATCGCACGCATAGTATTGGCGGAATTCAACAAAACAAATGCGAAACGATATTGAAAGAATTTTTCTCGAACAAAAGAAAA
- a CDS encoding T9SS type A sorting domain-containing protein: protein NPFNPTTTIRFEIPVGAIHELPLQTTLKIYNVLGQEVATLLNNEQLEEGTHEIQFDATHLSSGIYFYRLRAGTFLETKKMILVK, encoded by the coding sequence AATCCGTTTAATCCGACAACAACGATTCGATTTGAAATTCCCGTAGGGGCAATTCATGAATTGCCCTTACAAACAACGTTGAAAATCTACAACGTTCTCGGTCAAGAAGTAGCAACGCTTTTGAATAACGAACAACTCGAAGAAGGAACGCACGAAATACAATTCGATGCAACACATTTATCGAGCGGCATATATTTCTATCGCTTACGCGCCGGAACATTCTTGGAAACGAAGAAAATGATACTCGTGAAGTAA